DNA sequence from the Bombus huntii isolate Logan2020A chromosome 16, iyBomHunt1.1, whole genome shotgun sequence genome:
TCACTTATAGTTTTTTCATTTCTAACTGCTTTATCGACGACAGGTTTGCTTGTAAGTATACACAGACTCGTGATAGTTGGGATGAGACTCGACTGTCGTTTTATTGGTAAAGTTTAAAACTAATGTGAAGATGAACGTAGAAATAACGAGATATTTAACAGAATTTTTTAACAGAAGTATTGAAATAatcaattatatattattattaatatgccaaattaattttatactaAATACTAGTTGCGTGTGCCCGGCGTTTCGATTTGTTGCTATTACGATTCTTCTATCGAGTACAATCAACATTCGTAAGTTATAATTGCGTAAAtggataaaatatataataactgtcGAGCCAAGAAACTCAAAACTGTAttacttcttcttttcttccttcgttcgttccttttatctcatcaaataataattgtcTCTTTAATCTTcgtagaaataattttttaaatgtttatatttttcttctttagctgctcaaatttcattttacacATTCGcttctcgttttattttaatcttcATGATAATCTTTTAATCCATTCAAAGAATACCTAaacttaaaataaaaatagtattctataaaattgttgaaaattatTGTTCCACTTCACTTAAGATTGTTCGAGCTTAAGTTAAGAGGGGGTGGGTTTGAAGAGTGGTGGGGGGTGGAAAAATCTCCACAGTATCTTTTCTGAGGTGTCGAAAAATATTCATGCcaaattttgtgaaattgCGTTGAACGGTATAGAATTCGttaacatatatgtatacacattttgacttttatatatacagtAGTATAGATATATGGATTTGCATACGATGCGTATTGCCTTGATAACTGGCCGCTCACCATCCCCACCGTTCCTTTTGGTTTCCCTCGCCATGAACCACAGTGAACTACTGGCATCTACTGGTAATTCATGCGCCTAGGGACACGACACCTTCCTCCCACAGGAGGACACGGAGAGTCACGAATTCCGGAACATAGCTATGGCGACAACAGCGAAATTCCGCTGGGACAAGAAGACATGGATTCCATGACGGCATTCTCCCAGGGGAGAAAGGTGTCACATCATGAATCTGCGGATTATTGTTAGTTCGCTTGAGCACCAACAGGAGTCTCTTTCGACTTATCAACTTTTTCTAATCTATACAGTTGGTAGACATGAAATTGTATTTgccaaaattttaatatcgttcCCTCTATGAACACcatgtacatatttataatgaaaacatttttccacattatacgatacattttttcaaCCTGCTTCATTATTTCAGTATGCATTCTGTGTTTCATTATTTCAGAAGAACGGCCAATTTTAGAATTCAACTATTCTGGAAACAGAGCTGCTACAGTTTATATCTTTTCTATTAAGATAATTCACGCACTAAACATttaacaactaaataattttattaccagatttataagaattatcaatttaaaaatttaaaaattcgtacAGTAgaattattctaaatttttattcacaATGTTTTCTTGTCTCATACGCCTAATGCAGGGTCACCAGCTAAACATTTCATTACCGATAATGTAGTCATGATATCATTCAACCATCGATAAATTGAATTCAATAAAGTATACACAATTATTCATTAAAGGCAGAGTGCACGTGACATAGACGTGACAATAGAATTTTGTatctaaaattataaaataccgATTTCCTAAGGCGAACATACGAATTATCGCAGATAATACGTAAGCCGATAGAATGGACATATACCGGAAAGGACTTGCCTTATCACACGGTATTACATGTCTGATCTATGGACAGCCATGTGTGCTATCTATCCTGACATGTTGCAAATTGCAATTCCTTCTGTCTTCCATAGATGGCAACACATACCTTATCGCACAGTACTGCATTTCTAGTCTATGGACAGCCATGTTACCATCTATCCTGACGTGCTTCAAGTTACGGTTCCTTCTGTCTTCCATAGATAGCAACACATATCTTGTCAGTACGTGACATTTGTGATGTCGTATACCGACGTCTTACCGACATGATTACGAAAAACTCAAATGTGATGTaacaaattaataacaaattatCGACTTTTAGAATTTCACACAGTATAACTAAACCCACATAATAACATATAGAATTGTGTTTATTTGTCCTTCTTTTTTTGAGGTGTACTTTAGTTTATGTATGCAGGAATTTTtacctattaaatacatacatacatatcaGTATAAAAtgtgtatatttttatgaaactgATTaacagatttatttaataaaatatgcaaCTTTATACATACTTCTCCACAATTTCTAACATGTTCACtctttcaataaatatatttgccACATAATaccttatttttcttcttcttaaaTGCTATTTATAAACATTAATAATATGCAATGATCATGTTAATTTCCTAAAAAATAATCTATTTTCGGATTGTCTGTATCAAGTTTTGGCTTTTTAACTTTTGGAATATCCTtaacttttttcattttggTAGCAGAAGGTTTAGGGAACTCCTCATATTTTGAATGCCCCCCAAAACCATCAAATGTAATTCTACTATTTTcctaaattaataatatttacaaataaaaaaagtagGTAGATTGTCAATTTGCAAATTAATATGAGTATTCTTACATTTTTACTGATTCCTTGCTCAAGTCTTGGTTTTTTTGCCAAGATTGAGGAAGTTAATTTTGATGTAGTATATCTCTGAGACATTTGTGTTAAAGCAAATACTCCTCCTGATTTCACTGGAAGATACGGAGaacttgttttatttttctggaaacaagttattgtttttaggaattaataataaaatcaatcaaTAGTATATTgcaaaaatcataaattatttttgttactGTAATAGCAGAttcaattttctctttttgtcCTATATCCTTTTTCTCATTTAtgctattatttatacattcaATTTTATCTTCTCTAGAATCATTTCCAAAATTACCCTCTGTCATATTCTTTGTTTTTGAATAGAACTTAATTGGCTTTTGTGTCGAAGACATATCTTTTTCTAACTCGCTAAGTCTATTTTGTAAAGACATTTTTTCACTTAGACAAGTCAGATATTCATTTTCAAGTGTTCTATAGATAacatataacaataaaaatatttttaatattttaacaaaaatattttttaatttgtcaacattttctttatattattataagaGTTACATACTTCCTTTTAGTATGTTCATCAGACAGGAAATTTCGTTCCATAGAAACCTTAGTAAGTTCTTGTTGTACACTTTTTAGTTTGGACCTTAattctcttcttttattttggcTAACTGTTATCTCTctaaattatatatgtaacttttaagaaagaaatataaatatacaaaatataatataaataatatttaactaCCTTTTCATCACAGATATGTATGTAATAAGCGTAGTAGGTTCAGTTGTTCTTGAGATCATCTCATCTACAGCTTCTGTAGTACCATCAAGTATGGTTTGTACACTTAAACAAAAGGtatattcattaaataatttttggatacaataaaatgttatatatcTTCACATACTTTTTATAATGCTCAATTTTCTTTCGCAATTGctctatttcttttcttctgcTTTCTGCTTCTAAACTTtgttctttaaataatttaatttgttcTTTAAGAGCATAAATAGCATTACATTTTTCACTTATTTCACTTTCCACTTTTCTTACTTCCTTCTTTAACTCCTTATTCTGTTTCTCTAATGTTTCAATCTTTTCTGAATAAtgtttaatatctttttcttttaacacaagttgaaaatttaatttatcaacTTTATCTTGTAAAGAGCATTTATCCTCCACAATGGTATCgttattggaaaaattaaaatataatctaTGAATTTTACTTGATGTAGTCTTTTCTCTACATTGTGGACAGGTTTTGGATCTGCATGAAAAAgcaattaatatatttacgaGAAcggttaaatattttttgaggtatagaaaatataaatattatttgataaaatacgAAGTTAATTTTATACGGAAATGCCATATGTTCatacaacatttttaattaaaaacattatatGTGCCTACCTCTCCAACCATTGAGTTACAcagataaaatgaaaaatgtgtCCACAAGGTGTATGAAAAACATCATCAGAAGGTGTTAATAGATCACTGCATATCACACATACAATATTCATTTCGCAAACTtaatacaattaatatttaaatagtaTATTACTACATACACAAAGTATCATTGGCGTCCTATTTTAATGctactatattatatatttttattttctctattatttactttatttgaatatctcattttcaaattaatttaacagATATAAAATTCGATATAAATGTTATAGTATTTAACGTTCAATCTTAGGACATTAAGAATTTGAATTCCTAACCTTAAAAATTAGCATATAAGAACGAAACAAAACACTTTGAGTTAACCGTTATCTGTATAGTGCCATCTACGTGTCGTCCAAAAATTACCAAATATTGTTTCAATGAAAAtgcacttttatttttctggaAATTACAATTGTAGGAACTTACGGAACTATGTAAATACTAGCAAAGAGAAAATTTCCTCTTTGATACTAGCTAGTACTAAGTATaaatagttataaataaaaacaagtaaagaaacaaacatttaaaattcatttaatgTATTTTCTGCTTccttatacgtatattttaaaaatatatggaTAATTAAAAACTGTAcatgaattaattaatatttgttatagttagatcaattttttatttgcgaTCTGGTGTAGTAGATAACTATCTTAACTTTTATAGTAGGTAACTATTTTATTTGAAGCTTTGTGTGGTAGATTTACTACCACTactgtaattatttatttgaacaATTGTATATCATTTTATCATTGTGCAATtccttatttattacatttacaaaaCATTTACAGTTACAAAACATTTTCTATAGACTTAAGATTGATTGATtgcatatataaaatttcgtttacaggtttattttcaaacttactttatttttatacatttcctTTTTTGACATCATTGGCTTTTTAATTGTCATAATTATTGATTTCTTATTACAAATAGAAATAAcagaaaaaatatatcttatctgccatttatttaaattgcaattctttcttcttgcctttatttgtaaaataataatttcaatgttAATTATACTCTGACGTATTTTAAACATCCAATttaagttttattttataaaaatgatatttaacgTTTCATTCTCAATAAAGCGCGGCGCGTGCGTACTACTCCGCCAATCACAATACGTTCACCACGATTTTCCTTCTGCCGATGGACTAACTTGACCCTTTCATCTAAGATGAAACTTCGTACTCCGTCTTTTGATTCCTAGATCCACTACATTTTCAGATCTAGTTTCCTATCTAGAATAATTTGATTACACGTTCATGAAATTTCTAGAAGGGTCCTATATCCCCTCCACTACAAAGTCTACAACCTACAACATTTGTTTCCTTAGTAATTTCGAGTTCCGCGTGGAAGTTTGCGGTTCTCACGTTATTTGTTCGTTCGAAAGAATTTTGGCTTTCATCGTGCTCGGAATCttttaaaaacaatttaaCTTTTTTACGAAACAATGTATTGAACATTAAAATCTGTTACAgttgtaaaattaaatcaaattataaataaatagaacccAATTTCTAGTGGAGGTAggtttttttaaaaatttcggTAAGGCAAGTATAACTAATGTTACGTAAACTATCAATTATTTTCCTCTTATTGGAAACGTTCAATTGACGAATGTAGATTGTAGGTTATGCTCCATGCATTCATACTTCGTTCAAGCTAACTTTCATTAAACTGAAAGTCGACTGTATTTTTCTCAATTCCGTTGTTTCTCTGTTAATTATATCcatattatatctttttatttggtTTATATTGTTTCACTTTGCTTGACAATTTCAAGGTAATGAAAAATTGCATTTGTCGCATCTAGAATAGtgaaaaagaagttaaatTCGTTTTGTCAACGTTTAACATATTTTACTTCAGTATGTTGTAgtttaattttcttaataattctTAATTCTGTTCATAATTAATACGACTATAATATTTAATCAGGCAATGAagtttgttttaatattaattttctatttatattagtTGTAAACTTATATTGTAATACCTGAAATCACTAGTATTAATTTATtccattatattttaatgtcaTTATCAGTTCTTAAGTAGGTTCAtaattgatataattacaatatttgagtaatgaataaaataaaaatattttttaaatagttGTCAACCTACATTTTAATTCCTGTAGTCAGTACTAATAATATAccttattatatttcaatgttcTTAATGACTCTTAAGTTTTTCCTTTTGTAATTGATACAGTTAGAATATTTAAGCAAGgagtaaaatgaaatttttgttaatattagTTGTCATTCCTCAGTTCTCTTACACTGTCTTTTTACTGTAAttgaaaatgttattaaatattatttattataatacaaataatttaactgCATTTGTTAATGTAAAGTAATTAAACACTCATTGATACCTCTTATGAATATTGTACGCATGTTATTTAA
Encoded proteins:
- the LOC126874190 gene encoding E3 ubiquitin-protein ligase TRAIP-like produces the protein MNIVCVICSDLLTPSDDVFHTPCGHIFHFICVTQWLERSKTCPQCREKTTSSKIHRLYFNFSNNDTIVEDKCSLQDKVDKLNFQLVLKEKDIKHYSEKIETLEKQNKELKKEVRKVESEISEKCNAIYALKEQIKLFKEQSLEAESRRKEIEQLRKKIEHYKNVQTILDGTTEAVDEMISRTTEPTTLITYISVMKREITVSQNKRRELRSKLKSVQQELTKVSMERNFLSDEHTKRKTLENEYLTCLSEKMSLQNRLSELEKDMSSTQKPIKFYSKTKNMTEGNFGNDSREDKIECINNSINEKKDIGQKEKIESAITKNKTSSPYLPVKSGGVFALTQMSQRYTTSKLTSSILAKKPRLEQGISKNENSRITFDGFGGHSKYEEFPKPSATKMKKVKDIPKVKKPKLDTDNPKIDYFLGN